The Chanos chanos chromosome 3, fChaCha1.1, whole genome shotgun sequence genome segment GATTAAGCTTTCATGACTGAGTGATTCAAACTGATTAGTACAAACCCTCAGTATTATCCTTGCTGCTTTTGGCCATTTGTACTTTACCAGGACTCCACAAGCCACGGGAACAACCATGGAGACCACTGTGATGGCTGTCACGAAAAAAGATTATtgatatcatttcattttacatttatgtttattcattttgtagATGCTTTtctccaaagtgacttccaacaCAGGCTGAGTACAACGCCAAGCAAATAACCACTGAAGTTCTGATCGTTGCATAAATGCTATGACTAAGTTCATTATCAGGTTAGATATACACACAGCAAATTACAGGAAAATTATGAGTGAGGTACAAGTAGGTCAACAAGCCCCCGTGATATATTTGAAAGAAAGGAGTAAGGTACATAGTGAGGTAAGGGCCTGATATAATTTACCTATGTTTAGGTAGGGAATCTGGACATTTCCAGTCTTCATCCCGAAGTGTGAATatacatagagacagagaggcatcATTCCCAACCCAAGCAAAGTGGAACATGTTGTCATGGCAATGCTAAACACATAGAGAAAGGCACAGTAAAAATTTCTACTCTGAAATTCCCATAAGTCCCCATCAGTGAGTTGGGTTATGGGCTtgacacagtatatatatagaAGATTTTCAACGTCTAGTGCTTAAAATACAAAATTCATCTTAATCCAGGGTAGGGTTTCCTTAGCCCTGGCATAAGGCTTATTTTTTTATAGAAGTTTTCATGTGAAATGTTACTTTGCCCTATGTATGAACCATTAGTTGGATAAACTGTTGACGTTCTGGATGTTACAAGAAATAAAACACTACTGACTGCTTACTAATGATAGAATTTATATACTTATTACACCAGGTGTTTTCCATCTACCATATTTAATCTGTTCCTCATTTATTTCAAACCTTAAATTAGCCTCTAAGTGAGTAATCGATCCAACATAAAAACTCACTAGATATTCTTTCAGTGGATTTTAAACGAAGTCTttggtttaatgttttttttctgccaacaGCATATCAGTCATTTAACAGGGTATCAGTCATTAAAGAAAGGTATATCCTTGAAATTCTCATTCAAATGAGGACCTTAATATGATTTGAAATAAATTCCACTTGTCATTGCATTGACAAACAAGCAGGTAGAGATACGAGCATACACTCTCTcctagtctctctctgtcacacacacacacacacacacacacacacacacacacacactcacctcagaCTAATGTCCCCATCCACCCAGTGTGTAAGTATGTTAGAGATGATTCCGCCAGGACAGCAGCCCATGATGAGAATGGCCACGGCCTGAAGAGCTGTAACTCTGAACGCCAGCCCCAGCAGAAATGCGATGAGTGGCATCAGCCCAAACTGGCACACTAGACCCACTAAAATGCCCCATGGCCTCTGCAAGTGGTACCATACCTTCCCAAACTCCACACTGCAACCAAGGGCGAAGATCACCAAAGCCAGCATGAAAGGTAGGATCACATTCAGAATTTGTTGGGCGGACCCATTAACACCAACAGAAGTCCCATTAACGCTTGGTCCTACTTCTGCATCTGAGCTGTTGTTCCACATGACTAGCAGGATTAACAGAAACTGGGCAGATTTAAC includes the following:
- the LOC115807088 gene encoding solute carrier family 10 member 6-like codes for the protein MWNNSSDAEVGPSVNGTSVGVNGSAQQILNVILPFMLALVIFALGCSVEFGKVWYHLQRPWGILVGLVCQFGLMPLIAFLLGLAFRVTALQAVAILIMGCCPGGIISNILTHWVDGDISLSIAMTTCSTLLGLGMMPLCLYVYSHFGMKTGNVQIPYLNIAITVVSMVVPVACGVLVGSVVGCLVLTLAAIASVVQYRGSWNIEVSVLIIGMIFPMIGYAVGFIISIIVQQPWPRCRTIALETGAQNCPISVTVLQLSFPAEQLVQMFTFPLIYASFQLLSGLLLAIG